From Nitrospinaceae bacterium, the proteins below share one genomic window:
- a CDS encoding pyridoxal phosphate-dependent aminotransferase, whose product MKLASRMGKLPPIPTLAMNTKAAELKAQGVDVISFAAGEPDFDTPDHIKEGAIKALRDGQTKYTAVSGIPALRQAICDWVAEHKGVTYTPDEIICTVGGKQSVFNALHVLLEEGDEIVIPAPIWVAYEPVATLAGARVVRVETSEENNFKMTREELAAAMSPRTKLVVINSPCNPSGCVYTRAEIEGIAAEVLAHPSAMVLTDEIYGKLLYDGEEHVSIASLSPEMKARTLLLDGFSKTYAMTGWRMGYTCAPREIVKAMDTLQGQSTSNVTTFAQYGGIAALQGPHDFLDGWRAEYDKRRQAIVEGMNSIDGLSCVMPKGAFYVFPRISNLFGRQGPNGEITDSMDVGVYFLEHAQCAAVPGVGFGDDRYIRFSYATSLENVKEGIERLRAAVSLLG is encoded by the coding sequence ATGAAGCTCGCATCACGTATGGGTAAGTTGCCTCCAATCCCCACCCTCGCCATGAACACCAAAGCAGCCGAATTAAAGGCGCAGGGTGTTGATGTCATCTCGTTCGCAGCAGGGGAGCCTGATTTCGACACCCCCGATCATATAAAAGAGGGCGCCATCAAGGCCCTTCGCGATGGGCAGACGAAATATACGGCGGTGAGCGGCATCCCCGCGCTCCGCCAGGCAATCTGCGATTGGGTGGCCGAGCACAAGGGGGTCACGTACACGCCGGATGAAATCATCTGCACGGTGGGCGGCAAGCAGTCGGTTTTCAACGCGCTCCATGTGTTGCTTGAAGAAGGTGATGAAATCGTGATACCGGCGCCGATTTGGGTGGCATACGAACCCGTGGCGACGCTTGCCGGGGCGAGGGTTGTTCGCGTTGAGACGAGCGAGGAGAACAACTTCAAGATGACCCGCGAGGAGCTTGCCGCCGCCATGAGCCCTCGAACGAAGCTTGTCGTCATTAACAGCCCGTGCAACCCCTCAGGCTGTGTTTACACTCGTGCCGAAATCGAGGGCATCGCCGCCGAGGTGCTGGCGCACCCGAGCGCGATGGTTCTCACCGATGAAATTTATGGAAAGCTTCTCTATGACGGTGAGGAGCATGTCTCAATTGCCAGCCTCTCGCCCGAGATGAAGGCGCGCACGCTGCTCCTCGATGGCTTCTCGAAAACCTACGCCATGACCGGCTGGCGGATGGGCTACACCTGCGCCCCCAGAGAGATTGTCAAGGCGATGGACACCCTCCAGGGCCAAAGCACGAGCAACGTCACCACGTTTGCCCAATACGGCGGCATCGCCGCCCTCCAGGGGCCGCATGATTTTCTCGACGGGTGGCGGGCCGAGTACGACAAGCGCCGCCAGGCGATCGTCGAGGGGATGAATTCCATCGACGGCTTGTCTTGCGTCATGCCCAAGGGGGCGTTCTACGTCTTCCCGCGCATCAGCAATCTTTTCGGGCGGCAGGGGCCGAATGGGGAGATCACAGATTCGATGGACGTAGGGGTCTATTTTCTTGAACATGCCCAGTGTGCTGCTGTTCCCGGTGTCGGATTTGGTGATGATAGGTATATCCGCTTCTCCTATGCGACTTCGCTAGAGAACGTCAAAGAGGGCATCGAGCGCCTTCGGGCGGCGGTGAGCCTGCTGGGCTGA
- the coaD gene encoding pantetheine-phosphate adenylyltransferase has protein sequence MDRLAIYPGTFDPPTMGHLDVIRRSLHIFDKVYVAVTLNPEKTTLFSFEERKQFFMDALEGVENLEIVSFEKRLLVEFAADLGVNVIVRGIRAVSDFEYEFQMTLMNRQLDKNIETVFLTPSEQYSFLSSSLVKEVASFGGDISQFVPAKVAEALGRRFNKSS, from the coding sequence ATGGATCGTCTGGCGATATATCCTGGAACCTTTGATCCCCCGACGATGGGACATCTCGACGTAATCCGCCGAAGTCTACATATTTTCGACAAGGTGTATGTTGCCGTCACACTGAACCCTGAGAAGACCACGTTGTTCTCCTTCGAGGAGAGAAAACAGTTCTTCATGGACGCGCTTGAGGGGGTTGAAAATCTGGAGATCGTCAGCTTCGAGAAGCGTCTTTTGGTTGAATTCGCTGCAGACCTCGGGGTGAACGTCATCGTGCGGGGTATCCGGGCGGTGAGCGATTTTGAGTATGAATTCCAGATGACCCTTATGAATCGCCAACTCGACAAGAATATCGAGACGGTATTTTTGACGCCGAGCGAGCAGTACAGTTTCTTGAGTTCAAGCCTCGTTAAGGAAGTTGCCTCATTCGGCGGCGACATAAGCCAGTTCGTCCCCGCGAAGGTGGCCGAGGCGCTTGGTCGCCGCTTTAATAAATCATCATAG